Proteins from a genomic interval of Candidatus Omnitrophota bacterium:
- a CDS encoding DEAD/DEAH box helicase: MDLKELLNRYSFPQDVIDVLTASGISKLHPPQAEAIKKGVLDKKNLVMAVPTAAGKTLIAELCMLKSILHENGKCLYIAPLKALASEKYHEFKDKYEKLGIKIGIATGDLDSPGKYLDKYQILIATAEKVDSLLRAKSGWLIPNLSVVVLDEIHFINDESRGPTLEILTTRIRQMKPGIQILALSATISNAQEIAGWLNAELAYSQWRPIPLKEGVYYNERIMFNNDSIRIVKEEGPDDLNKLTLDTLRGGGQVLVFVNSRRSAQASSRELCGSSSAVLKPEERILLKDLAKQIAEDPGATKVCKKLADAVSHGCAFHHAGLTPRQRTLIEEHFKKNIIKVICSTPTLAAGVNLPARRAIIRDCKRYASGLGSVYIPTFEYKQCAGRAGRPQYDDHGEAVLMAKSLSEQNALFERFILAKPEPITSKLGSESALRIHVLSSVAAGYVHDIDSMFAFLSHTFLAYQRRGINLIGLVGEIFDFLHQSGFIDKSGFRFFTTPFGNYTSRLYIDPITALTLRDGLRKIHEGKSFSPAGLLHLMACCPDSELLNVSKSDHDELEGLAQKLEDELVMTADDLPLLQDAYAFYATLKTMGMMGRWIDEEKEETICDDFGVGPGDIYRHVESMGWLLYAAGMIAELNHYKNLTFVLENLRSRVKYGIREELLELAGLKGVGRIRARQLFKHGYRKLGDLKFATAGHISAIKTIGKALADDIMAQITRR; encoded by the coding sequence ATGGACTTGAAAGAACTTTTAAACCGTTATTCCTTCCCGCAGGATGTGATCGACGTTTTAACCGCCTCCGGCATCAGCAAGCTGCATCCTCCCCAGGCCGAAGCGATCAAAAAAGGCGTGCTGGACAAAAAGAACCTGGTCATGGCCGTGCCCACGGCCGCCGGAAAAACCCTCATCGCTGAACTGTGCATGTTAAAGTCCATTTTGCATGAGAACGGCAAATGCCTGTACATAGCCCCCCTCAAAGCCCTGGCCAGCGAAAAATACCACGAATTTAAGGACAAATACGAAAAACTGGGCATCAAGATCGGCATCGCCACCGGCGACCTGGACTCCCCAGGCAAATATCTGGACAAATACCAGATCCTCATCGCCACGGCGGAAAAAGTGGATTCGCTGTTGCGCGCCAAATCCGGATGGCTTATTCCCAACCTGTCCGTCGTGGTCCTGGATGAGATCCATTTCATCAACGATGAAAGCCGCGGGCCCACGCTGGAAATCCTCACCACCCGCATCCGGCAGATGAAGCCCGGCATACAGATCCTGGCCTTGAGCGCCACCATCAGCAATGCCCAAGAGATCGCCGGATGGCTCAATGCCGAACTGGCGTACAGCCAATGGCGGCCCATCCCCCTCAAAGAAGGCGTGTATTACAATGAACGCATCATGTTCAACAATGACTCCATCCGCATCGTCAAGGAAGAAGGCCCGGATGACCTGAATAAACTCACCCTCGACACCCTGCGCGGCGGCGGGCAGGTGCTGGTCTTCGTCAATTCCAGGCGCAGCGCGCAGGCCTCCAGCCGTGAACTGTGCGGATCATCGTCGGCTGTCTTAAAACCCGAAGAAAGGATCCTGCTCAAAGACCTGGCCAAACAGATCGCGGAAGATCCCGGCGCCACCAAGGTGTGTAAAAAACTGGCGGATGCCGTGTCCCATGGCTGTGCATTCCACCATGCAGGGCTGACCCCCCGGCAAAGAACGCTCATCGAAGAGCATTTCAAAAAGAACATCATCAAGGTCATTTGTTCAACCCCGACGCTGGCCGCGGGGGTCAATCTTCCGGCCCGGCGGGCCATCATCCGCGACTGCAAACGTTATGCCAGCGGGCTGGGCTCTGTCTATATCCCGACGTTTGAATACAAACAATGCGCGGGCCGCGCCGGACGGCCGCAATACGACGATCACGGCGAAGCCGTGCTCATGGCCAAATCCCTGTCCGAACAAAACGCCCTGTTTGAAAGATTCATCCTCGCCAAACCCGAGCCCATCACCTCAAAACTGGGATCTGAATCGGCGCTGCGCATCCACGTCCTGTCTTCCGTCGCCGCCGGATACGTGCACGACATTGACAGCATGTTCGCGTTCTTAAGCCATACCTTTCTGGCCTATCAGCGCCGGGGCATCAACCTCATCGGCCTGGTCGGAGAAATTTTTGACTTTCTGCACCAGAGCGGGTTCATTGACAAAAGCGGGTTCCGGTTCTTCACCACACCGTTCGGCAATTATACCAGCCGCCTGTACATTGACCCCATCACGGCGCTCACCCTGCGCGATGGCCTGAGGAAGATCCATGAGGGAAAATCCTTCTCGCCGGCGGGACTTTTGCATCTGATGGCCTGCTGTCCGGACAGCGAATTGTTAAATGTCAGTAAAAGCGATCACGACGAACTTGAAGGGCTGGCGCAAAAACTGGAAGATGAATTAGTCATGACCGCGGACGACCTGCCTCTCCTGCAGGATGCTTACGCGTTTTACGCGACCTTAAAGACCATGGGAATGATGGGCCGCTGGATCGACGAGGAAAAGGAAGAGACGATCTGCGATGATTTTGGGGTCGGCCCGGGTGACATTTACCGCCACGTTGAATCCATGGGATGGCTTTTGTACGCGGCAGGAATGATCGCCGAACTCAACCACTACAAGAACCTGACCTTTGTCCTGGAAAACCTGCGCAGCCGCGTCAAATACGGCATCCGGGAGGAACTACTGGAACTGGCCGGTTTAAAAGGGGTCGGCAGGATCCGGGCACGGCAGCTCTTCAAGCACGGCTACCGCAAACTCGGGGACCTGAAATTCGCCACTGCGGGCCATATCAGCGCCATCAAGACCATCGGCAAGGCGCTCGCCGACGACATCATGGCGCAAATTACAAGAAGGTAG
- the dtd gene encoding D-aminoacyl-tRNA deacylase, which yields MRIVLQRVKEARVTVGGEAVGRIGKGLLVFLAVAKGDTAHEADRLVDKVLELRVFEDSGGKMNLCARDVNAEFLVVPQFTLYGDCRKGRRPSFDAAADPQQGEELYEHFVARLKNSKVTVASGRFRAMMEVALVNDGPVTLILDADH from the coding sequence ATGCGTATTGTCCTTCAAAGGGTGAAAGAGGCCCGCGTGACCGTTGGCGGCGAGGCGGTGGGGCGGATCGGCAAAGGGCTGCTGGTCTTTTTGGCCGTTGCCAAAGGCGATACGGCCCATGAAGCCGACCGTCTGGTAGACAAGGTCCTGGAACTGCGCGTTTTTGAGGACAGCGGCGGAAAAATGAACCTCTGCGCCCGGGACGTGAACGCGGAATTTTTGGTCGTGCCCCAGTTCACGCTGTACGGCGACTGCCGCAAAGGCCGGCGGCCTTCCTTTGACGCGGCGGCCGATCCCCAACAGGGCGAAGAACTTTATGAACATTTTGTCGCGCGGTTAAAGAATTCTAAAGTAACCGTCGCCTCCGGCCGTTTCCGTGCCATGATGGAGGTGGCCTTGGTCAACGATGGTCCCGTGACACTCATCCTCGATGCTGATCATTGA
- a CDS encoding TatD family hydrolase — protein MLIIDTHAHVDQLADRDGALQRADAAGVSDIVAVSVDLDSMRKTEDIAKAHGSTALTTGARPRIHPAFGVHPGMIKPQESMEAQAFMRAHLPHAVAVGETGLDYWYKQARKDEAERDQQKASFQAHLDLANEFDLPIIIHSRGAWGDCLAMTKAARVRRALFHWYSGPLDILDGILEAGYYVSTSPSVAYSPQSREAMAHAPLERILVETDSPVRYNGPQPFDAEPKDVLRTWTALSRLKNEDETVVLGTVNANAKTFFKI, from the coding sequence ATGCTGATCATTGACACCCACGCGCATGTTGACCAACTCGCCGACAGGGACGGCGCTTTGCAGCGGGCGGATGCGGCCGGCGTCAGCGATATCGTGGCCGTTAGTGTGGACCTGGATTCCATGCGAAAAACAGAGGATATTGCCAAGGCCCATGGTTCGACTGCGCTCACCACAGGTGCCCGGCCCCGCATTCATCCGGCATTCGGCGTCCATCCCGGCATGATCAAGCCGCAGGAGTCCATGGAAGCGCAAGCGTTCATGCGCGCGCATTTGCCCCATGCCGTTGCCGTCGGGGAAACAGGACTGGATTATTGGTACAAGCAGGCGCGCAAGGATGAGGCCGAACGCGATCAGCAGAAAGCATCGTTCCAGGCCCATTTGGACCTGGCCAATGAATTCGATCTGCCCATCATCATCCACAGCCGCGGTGCTTGGGGCGATTGTCTGGCCATGACCAAAGCCGCCCGGGTCCGCCGGGCCTTGTTCCACTGGTACAGCGGGCCTCTGGACATTCTCGACGGGATATTGGAAGCCGGCTATTATGTTTCCACCAGCCCCAGCGTGGCCTATAGTCCGCAGTCACGCGAGGCCATGGCCCACGCGCCGCTGGAACGTATCCTTGTTGAGACGGACAGTCCGGTGCGTTACAATGGGCCACAGCCCTTTGACGCTGAACCTAAGGATGTTTTAAGGACATGGACGGCGTTGAGCCGTTTGAAAAACGAGGACGAGACGGTTGTTTTGGGAACAGTGAACGCCAACGCGAAAACATTTTTTAAGATCTGA
- a CDS encoding DUF3352 domain-containing protein produces the protein MKQKMKIRVALLVVLVLAIGISLFLVCGKSIAMQDVFPPQPVFYARLDHVAENITKAGGSSFWKNISAIDVPKVLVRNNVGQPRVKRIEEFLSGINAFIQNPWARIVFGKEVAFGFYEDGGFLFALRLGPSVHAAEIISRFGDQWGDEVVTSRREYQGASIITVDVKKKNVVFQYVRLGDLLVAAPGDSLMLNKVIDVYHKKAPGLVSDGNFAFVAGRAYPAGQGFFYVNARSLNDVLKQRAAAWEAQDLEEMSARTTGVESYGLSFLPGEVNRWKLIVGVDPALMNPEARKALSCPPSEQPPVKFVPPGVIAYQWGACYDFKQVWERLREQAQAVPPSVEEQARQFKRRLEKRLGLQFESDVLPLLGNEAGGYLTDVDTTGMFPYPRFLVFLKVKDRTKTEGLLAQLTPDLLVPVLEEDHSKVKIRYAPVPLGPNMDPGYCFIGDYLVFSSTRQLLKKSIDTAADASRSLGADKTARAFGLSASDKANAVAFVRLDVFAKRLRELLDWADKYMSSQATAASAFQQESEAKKEAIARVMAAKTVELTLAERKIEDPSVAPDAVENLRQSVQALRDDIKTGTAQSGELDVLAAQYQAQAQSAKLWMFNSRQVVVPVLKGLETLRALGVKTALTGRSFETEILLN, from the coding sequence ATGAAACAAAAAATGAAGATACGGGTCGCGCTGCTGGTTGTCCTGGTTTTGGCGATCGGGATATCCCTGTTCTTGGTGTGCGGCAAAAGCATCGCCATGCAGGACGTGTTCCCGCCCCAGCCCGTGTTTTACGCCCGCCTGGACCATGTTGCCGAGAATATCACAAAGGCAGGCGGATCTTCCTTTTGGAAAAATATTTCCGCCATCGATGTCCCCAAGGTCCTTGTCCGCAACAATGTCGGGCAGCCCCGGGTGAAGCGGATCGAAGAATTCTTAAGCGGGATCAATGCGTTCATCCAAAATCCCTGGGCCCGGATCGTTTTCGGCAAAGAGGTCGCTTTTGGATTTTATGAGGATGGAGGGTTTTTGTTCGCCCTGCGCCTTGGACCGTCGGTGCATGCGGCCGAGATCATCAGCCGTTTCGGGGACCAGTGGGGCGATGAGGTGGTGACCTCCCGCCGTGAGTATCAAGGTGCGTCCATCATCACGGTGGACGTGAAAAAGAAAAATGTCGTTTTTCAATACGTGCGCCTGGGCGATCTTCTGGTGGCAGCGCCCGGCGATTCCCTGATGCTCAACAAAGTCATCGACGTTTATCACAAGAAAGCGCCGGGGCTTGTTTCCGACGGGAATTTTGCTTTTGTCGCCGGCCGGGCGTATCCAGCCGGACAGGGGTTCTTTTATGTCAATGCCCGGTCTTTGAATGATGTTTTAAAACAGCGGGCGGCCGCGTGGGAAGCGCAGGACCTTGAAGAAATGTCCGCCCGGACCACCGGTGTTGAGTCCTACGGCCTTTCTTTTTTGCCCGGCGAGGTCAACCGCTGGAAACTGATCGTGGGCGTTGATCCGGCATTGATGAACCCGGAGGCGCGCAAGGCCCTGTCCTGTCCGCCGTCGGAACAGCCGCCCGTCAAATTCGTCCCCCCGGGCGTCATTGCCTACCAATGGGGGGCCTGCTATGATTTTAAGCAAGTGTGGGAGCGTCTGCGCGAACAGGCGCAGGCGGTACCGCCGTCCGTGGAGGAGCAGGCCCGGCAGTTCAAACGCCGTCTGGAAAAACGTTTAGGGCTCCAGTTTGAATCCGACGTCCTGCCGCTCTTGGGCAATGAGGCGGGAGGGTATTTGACCGATGTGGACACGACGGGCATGTTCCCTTATCCGCGTTTTCTGGTTTTTTTGAAAGTCAAAGACCGGACTAAAACCGAAGGTCTTTTGGCCCAGTTGACCCCTGATCTCCTGGTGCCCGTTCTCGAGGAGGACCATTCCAAGGTCAAGATCCGTTACGCGCCCGTGCCTTTGGGGCCCAACATGGATCCCGGGTATTGTTTTATCGGTGATTACCTGGTTTTTTCTTCCACCCGTCAATTGCTGAAGAAATCCATTGATACGGCCGCTGATGCGTCGCGTTCTTTGGGCGCGGACAAGACCGCGCGCGCTTTTGGCTTATCAGCGTCGGACAAGGCCAATGCCGTGGCGTTTGTGCGCCTGGACGTATTCGCCAAACGCCTGCGGGAATTATTGGATTGGGCGGACAAATATATGTCATCCCAGGCCACCGCGGCCTCGGCTTTCCAGCAGGAAAGCGAAGCCAAAAAAGAGGCGATCGCCCGGGTCATGGCGGCCAAAACCGTGGAGTTGACGCTGGCTGAACGCAAGATCGAAGACCCCTCGGTGGCGCCCGACGCCGTTGAAAATCTCCGTCAGTCGGTCCAGGCCCTGCGCGACGACATCAAGACCGGTACGGCCCAGAGCGGCGAGTTGGACGTCCTGGCCGCCCAGTATCAGGCACAGGCCCAGTCCGCCAAATTGTGGATGTTCAATTCCCGGCAGGTCGTGGTCCCTGTGTTAAAGGGGTTGGAGACGCTCAGGGCTTTGGGCGTGAAGACGGCATTGACCGGCCGGTCTTTTGAAACGGAGATCTTATTAAACTAA
- a CDS encoding sulfide/dihydroorotate dehydrogenase-like FAD/NAD-binding protein, translated as MYKVVHKQVLAQGIKRLDFHAPGIAGRVLPGQFVMLTPNGVDHAIPLTVVDADERKGVISLIVHEVGSSTRALGSLSLGQSPKTIVGPLGRPAVVEKYGLVIAVATGIGAAQILPLCRALKKKGNKVIGIVGAKSKKVLMLESQMRVVCDEFFITTNDGSYERKGLATEVLQELLNKFKVQYVYAIGGAEMMRACSLMAGVKGIPIQVTLSPFMANGFGTCGSCRVRVGGAFKLACVDGPSFDGHQVDFDDLEKRMNTLKEGGWPLSRPNNPGTRGLATFMKSFLGSSKNKT; from the coding sequence ATGTATAAAGTCGTCCATAAACAGGTCCTTGCCCAGGGTATCAAGCGTTTGGATTTTCACGCGCCCGGCATTGCCGGCCGTGTGCTGCCCGGTCAGTTCGTGATGCTGACCCCCAACGGGGTTGATCACGCCATTCCTCTGACCGTTGTGGATGCCGACGAGCGCAAGGGGGTCATTTCGCTCATTGTGCACGAGGTGGGTTCATCGACCAGGGCCCTGGGGTCTTTGAGCCTCGGCCAGTCGCCCAAGACCATTGTCGGGCCTTTGGGCCGCCCCGCGGTTGTTGAAAAATACGGGCTGGTGATCGCGGTGGCAACCGGCATCGGTGCCGCGCAGATCCTGCCCTTGTGCCGGGCGCTCAAGAAAAAAGGCAACAAGGTCATCGGCATTGTCGGCGCTAAGTCCAAAAAAGTCTTGATGCTCGAGTCCCAGATGCGGGTCGTCTGCGACGAATTTTTTATCACCACCAATGACGGGTCTTACGAACGCAAAGGCCTGGCCACCGAGGTCCTGCAGGAACTCCTGAACAAATTCAAGGTGCAATATGTCTATGCGATCGGTGGGGCGGAAATGATGCGGGCCTGCAGCCTCATGGCCGGGGTCAAGGGCATTCCCATACAGGTGACGTTAAGCCCGTTCATGGCCAATGGATTTGGGACTTGCGGGTCCTGCCGCGTCCGTGTCGGCGGCGCGTTCAAGCTGGCCTGTGTGGACGGCCCGTCTTTCGACGGGCATCAGGTGGATTTTGATGATCTGGAAAAACGCATGAACACGTTAAAGGAGGGCGGATGGCCGTTGTCCCGTCCGAACAACCCGGGGACAAGAGGGCTGGCAACCTTCATGAAGTCGTTCTTGGGTTCGTCAAAAAACAAAACCTAG
- a CDS encoding FAD-dependent oxidoreductase, which translates to MAVVPSEQPGDKRAGNLHEVVLGFVKKQNLEESRRCPQCAQPTCMVCPLGIDIPGFIRLLREDDAPGALRVIRRNNPFPGICGRVCPAPCESACIFNDEGAPISIRALERYAADCGAAKADKKKNMVKPQGKKVTVIGSGPSGLAAAHELAAAGHRVDVLESMPFPGGLLRYGIPEFRLPQKVLDETIAFVESMGVEIQTNVFVGATVTAEDLFRQGCGALLIAVGAAVPDLSLIAGHNSGGVYYAQEFLMRAQIHGKDRVFDAARSLMRGPRMAVIGGDSAAFDAARLGRRFGQDVDLVFSGLEEELTASRADVRQAVEEGVRLHTGLELLAILEDGEGFARAIRCRADAPQEIEAQTVILSNGSKPNTFLARQMPQLKCNTDGTLWVDPATGQTSMEGIFAAGTVTTGAGSVVDAIASGKAAAQNIIRYLKDRP; encoded by the coding sequence ATGGCCGTTGTCCCGTCCGAACAACCCGGGGACAAGAGGGCTGGCAACCTTCATGAAGTCGTTCTTGGGTTCGTCAAAAAACAAAACCTAGAAGAGTCCCGCCGCTGTCCCCAATGCGCCCAGCCGACGTGCATGGTCTGTCCGTTGGGAATTGATATTCCGGGGTTCATCCGTCTTTTGCGCGAGGATGACGCCCCCGGGGCTTTGCGCGTCATCCGCAGGAACAATCCTTTTCCGGGTATCTGCGGCCGCGTTTGCCCCGCTCCGTGCGAGAGCGCCTGCATTTTTAACGACGAGGGCGCGCCTATTTCCATCCGCGCTTTGGAACGGTATGCCGCGGATTGCGGGGCCGCCAAGGCCGACAAGAAAAAAAATATGGTGAAACCGCAGGGCAAAAAAGTTACGGTCATCGGTTCAGGCCCGTCGGGGCTTGCCGCGGCGCATGAACTGGCCGCGGCCGGGCACAGGGTCGATGTTTTAGAGTCCATGCCGTTTCCCGGCGGACTGTTGCGTTATGGCATTCCGGAATTCCGCCTGCCCCAAAAGGTCCTGGATGAAACCATCGCTTTCGTTGAGTCCATGGGCGTTGAGATCCAAACCAATGTTTTTGTGGGCGCCACGGTGACGGCCGAAGACCTTTTCCGTCAGGGCTGCGGCGCGCTCCTCATTGCCGTGGGCGCGGCGGTCCCGGACCTTTCCCTTATTGCGGGGCATAACAGCGGCGGGGTTTATTACGCGCAGGAATTCCTGATGAGGGCCCAGATACACGGAAAGGACAGGGTGTTTGATGCCGCGCGATCTTTGATGAGAGGACCAAGGATGGCCGTGATCGGCGGGGACAGTGCCGCTTTTGACGCGGCGCGTTTGGGCCGGCGTTTCGGGCAGGACGTGGACCTGGTTTTTTCCGGTCTGGAAGAAGAATTGACCGCTTCCCGTGCCGACGTCCGCCAGGCTGTTGAGGAAGGAGTGCGTCTGCACACGGGGTTGGAGTTATTGGCGATCCTGGAGGATGGCGAGGGTTTTGCCCGCGCGATACGCTGCCGTGCGGATGCCCCCCAAGAGATCGAAGCGCAAACCGTCATTTTATCCAACGGGTCTAAACCCAACACATTTTTAGCCCGTCAGATGCCGCAATTAAAATGCAACACCGACGGGACGCTGTGGGTGGACCCCGCGACCGGACAGACCAGCATGGAGGGGATCTTCGCGGCCGGCACGGTCACCACAGGCGCCGGATCTGTGGTGGATGCCATTGCTTCGGGCAAGGCCGCGGCACAAAACATCATACGCTACTTAAAGGACCGGCCATGA
- the panB gene encoding 3-methyl-2-oxobutanoate hydroxymethyltransferase: MTVEGILEKKRRGEKITVLTAYDYPTAGFLDEAGIDIILVGDSLANVVLGLESTKEVGMTEMLHHAGAVVRAVKNALVVGDMPYGAYQPHAQAALDNARQFMDLGCKAIKLEWFEDCAQTAREIIEAGIPVMGHVGLTPQTAGVMKVQGKDTASAKVILEEAKKLEEVGCFSIVLECIPMELARLITGRLKVPTIGIGAGPHCDGQVLVTHDLLGLFDRYQPKFSKKYADLSAVIKAAARAYKNDVLEGKFPDDAHSFHMPPDELKKIVTGTN, encoded by the coding sequence ATGACGGTTGAAGGCATTCTTGAAAAAAAACGCCGGGGCGAGAAGATCACGGTGTTGACCGCTTACGATTATCCGACTGCCGGCTTTTTGGATGAGGCGGGCATTGATATTATCCTCGTCGGTGATTCTCTGGCCAACGTGGTCCTGGGGCTGGAGTCCACCAAAGAGGTGGGCATGACGGAGATGCTGCACCATGCCGGGGCGGTGGTCCGGGCGGTCAAAAATGCCCTGGTCGTCGGAGATATGCCTTATGGCGCTTACCAGCCGCACGCGCAGGCCGCGCTGGACAATGCCCGGCAGTTCATGGACTTAGGATGCAAGGCCATCAAATTGGAATGGTTCGAGGACTGCGCGCAAACCGCCCGAGAGATCATTGAAGCGGGCATTCCGGTCATGGGACATGTGGGCCTGACCCCGCAAACCGCCGGCGTAATGAAGGTGCAGGGCAAGGACACCGCCTCTGCCAAGGTGATTTTAGAGGAAGCCAAAAAACTGGAAGAGGTCGGCTGTTTCAGCATAGTCCTGGAATGCATCCCGATGGAATTAGCGCGCCTGATCACCGGTCGGTTGAAAGTTCCCACCATCGGTATCGGCGCCGGGCCCCATTGCGACGGCCAGGTGCTGGTCACCCACGACCTTTTGGGTTTGTTTGACAGATACCAGCCAAAGTTCAGCAAGAAGTACGCGGATTTAAGCGCTGTCATCAAGGCCGCGGCCAGGGCTTACAAGAATGATGTGCTGGAAGGCAAATTTCCCGACGACGCCCATTCTTTCCACATGCCTCCGGATGAACTTAAGAAAATAGTGACAGGCACCAATTAA
- a CDS encoding 16S rRNA (uracil(1498)-N(3))-methyltransferase, translating to MNLILLFDPDFISTNRVRLGGRRFMHVRDIHRAHAGEALSVGVLNGQMGKGTITVMGDDAVEMDVRLEAEPPSALPLTLVMALPRPNVLKRTLVCAASLGIKRIILLNFFRVEKSLWNSSALRPEAVREQLILGLEQGKDTVLPRVDLRERFKPFVEDELPALAKGTLGLVAHPGTGTPPPQNVRGPVTLVIGPEGGLIDYEAEKLTFLGFQMADLGPRILRVEAVLPYLVGRIF from the coding sequence ATGAATCTTATCCTGCTTTTTGATCCTGATTTTATTTCCACCAACCGCGTGCGGTTGGGCGGGCGACGTTTTATGCATGTCCGCGACATCCATCGCGCCCATGCCGGTGAGGCATTGTCCGTCGGTGTATTGAACGGTCAGATGGGCAAGGGCACGATCACGGTCATGGGCGATGATGCCGTTGAAATGGACGTGCGGCTGGAGGCGGAGCCGCCGTCGGCTTTGCCCCTGACGCTTGTGATGGCCCTGCCGCGGCCGAATGTCCTGAAGCGGACGCTGGTCTGTGCCGCTTCTTTAGGCATCAAGCGCATCATTTTGCTCAATTTTTTCCGCGTTGAAAAATCTTTATGGAACTCCTCGGCATTGCGGCCTGAAGCGGTTCGCGAACAGTTGATCCTGGGGTTGGAGCAGGGCAAGGACACGGTTTTGCCGCGGGTGGATCTGCGTGAGCGGTTTAAACCCTTTGTTGAAGATGAGCTTCCCGCCCTGGCCAAAGGGACATTAGGTCTGGTCGCCCATCCGGGGACCGGAACGCCGCCTCCTCAAAACGTTCGCGGCCCCGTGACCCTGGTCATCGGCCCGGAGGGGGGTCTGATTGACTACGAGGCCGAAAAATTGACCTTTTTGGGTTTTCAAATGGCGGATCTGGGGCCGAGGATATTAAGGGTGGAAGCTGTCCTGCCGTATCTGGTCGGAAGGATTTTCTAA
- a CDS encoding glycine--tRNA ligase, producing MDKVVALCKRRGFIFQSSEIYGGLAGAWDYGPFGVELKRNVRNAWWQSVVHQRDDVVGLDASILMHPTTWKASGHTDHFTDTLVDCKKCKRRFRQDHLKGKCPGCGAVEFTEPRPFNLMLKTSVGAMEDSSCAVYLRPETAQGIFVNFPNVVDTTHRKLPFGIAQIGKAFRNEITPGNFTFRTREFEQMEIEYFCRPEDAPRKHEEWIQARHQWYLELGIKKENLQLRKHGKEELAHYAAGCTDVEYKFPFGWSELEGIANRGDYDLKQHAQFSGKDLQYQDPVSNEKFYPHVIEPSGGCDRAALAFLVDAYHEETVKDSIRVVLKFHPKLAPVKVAVLPLLKKNDGIVTLAKKIKAGLQKDMVCVYDDTAAIGKLYRRQDEVGTMFCVTVDVQTLEDGQVTVRHRDTMAQERIPVDGLKHYLIEHLAL from the coding sequence ATGGACAAAGTTGTCGCGCTGTGCAAACGGCGCGGTTTTATTTTTCAATCCTCCGAGATCTACGGGGGGTTAGCCGGGGCATGGGACTACGGGCCTTTTGGCGTGGAACTCAAGCGTAATGTCAGGAACGCGTGGTGGCAGTCGGTCGTCCATCAGCGCGATGATGTTGTGGGTTTGGATGCCAGCATCCTCATGCATCCGACGACCTGGAAGGCCTCCGGGCATACCGATCATTTTACTGATACGTTGGTGGACTGCAAGAAATGCAAACGCCGCTTCCGCCAGGACCACCTGAAAGGCAAATGCCCCGGTTGCGGGGCCGTGGAATTCACCGAACCGCGGCCGTTCAATCTGATGCTCAAGACCAGCGTCGGGGCCATGGAGGACTCCAGTTGTGCGGTGTATCTGCGTCCCGAAACAGCGCAGGGCATTTTTGTCAATTTCCCCAATGTCGTGGACACCACCCACCGCAAACTGCCTTTCGGCATCGCCCAGATCGGCAAGGCATTCCGCAATGAGATCACGCCGGGCAATTTCACCTTCCGCACCCGCGAATTTGAGCAGATGGAGATCGAATATTTTTGCCGTCCCGAGGATGCCCCGCGCAAACATGAAGAATGGATACAGGCGCGTCATCAATGGTATCTGGAGCTGGGAATAAAGAAGGAAAATCTGCAATTGCGCAAGCACGGCAAGGAAGAGCTGGCCCATTACGCGGCCGGATGCACGGACGTGGAATACAAATTTCCTTTCGGCTGGTCGGAGCTGGAGGGCATTGCCAACCGCGGGGATTATGACCTCAAACAACATGCTCAATTTTCCGGCAAGGACCTGCAGTATCAGGATCCGGTGAGCAATGAAAAGTTTTATCCGCATGTCATTGAACCGTCGGGCGGATGCGACCGGGCCGCGCTGGCGTTTTTGGTGGACGCGTATCACGAAGAAACGGTCAAGGACAGCATTCGCGTTGTCCTTAAATTTCATCCCAAACTGGCACCCGTCAAGGTCGCGGTCCTGCCGCTTTTAAAAAAGAACGACGGCATCGTGACCCTGGCCAAGAAAATCAAGGCCGGCCTACAAAAAGACATGGTTTGTGTGTATGATGATACAGCCGCGATCGGAAAATTGTACCGCCGTCAGGACGAGGTCGGGACCATGTTTTGCGTCACCGTGGACGTGCAGACCCTGGAGGACGGCCAGGTCACGGTGCGCCACCGCGACACCATGGCGCAGGAACGCATCCCCGTCGATGGACTGAAACATTATTTGATCGAACATTTAGCGTTATAG